From one Tachysurus vachellii isolate PV-2020 chromosome 23, HZAU_Pvac_v1, whole genome shotgun sequence genomic stretch:
- the npb gene encoding neuropeptide B encodes MMVLMMRCAPERSVRSAVMLATVAVLLSCAPADAWYKQATGPSYYSVGRASGLLSGIRRSPYVRRSDTESVLDPGESTGNSALHELSARHTPVLKNMAICIKDISPNLQSCEPVPDAWNTFRCRAEVLLALDTLDCLVV; translated from the exons ATGATGGTGCTGATGATGAGGTGCGCGCCAGAGAGGTCCGTGAGGTCCGCGGTGATGCTCGCGACCGTCGCCGTGCTGCTCTCGTGCGCTCCCGCAGACGCCTGGTACAAACAGGCCACCGGACCGAGCTACTACTCCGTGGGCAGAGCCTCGGGTTTACTGTCCGGCATCCGCAGATCGCCGTACGTCCGCAGGTCCGACACGGAGTCCGTGCTGGACCCAGGAGAGAGCACCGGAAACAGCGCACTGCACGAGCTGAGCGCGCgacacacacctgtcctcaaaAACATG GCCATCTGCATCAAAGACATTTCTCCGAACCTACAGAGCTGTGAGCCGGTGCCGGACGCCTGGAACACGTTCCGGTGCAGGGCGGAGGTTCTGCTCGCGCTCGACACGCTCGACTGCCTGGTGGTGTGA
- the sgsh gene encoding N-sulphoglucosamine sulphohydrolase — MKVCFRSVLLLLLLCPVGKCARHVRHALLIIADDAGFETEVYNNTVVRTPHLNALAGRSVVFRNAFSSVSSCSPSRSTILTGLPQHQNGMYGLHQGVHHFNSFDGVQSLPLLLKQNNIHTGIIGKKHVGPSAVFPFDFAYTEENGSVLQVGRNITRIKLLVRKFLQEHRREEERSGGETRPFFLYVAFHDPHRCGHSQPQYGSFCEKFGNGESGMGRIPDWQPQHYTPEQVKVPYFVPDTPAARADLAAQYTTVSRLDQGIGLVLQELKDAGFENDTLVMYSSDNGIPFPNGRTNLYDSGVAEPMIISSPEHRERWGQTSDAYVSLLDVTPTLLDWFSVPYPSYSLSGRSPVHLTGRSLLPVLSSEPIWDTAYSSQSLHEATMYYPMRSVRRGRYVLLHNLNYRSPFPIDQDLYVSPTFQDLLQRTQTGTSTFWFKTLRQYYYRERWELFDTSSDPAEQTNLASDPRHKAVLELLKDQLLKWQWETEDPWVCAPDGVLEDKMEPKCRPLYNEL, encoded by the exons ATGAAGGTGTGTTTCCGGTctgttctgctgctgctgctgctgtgtccTGTGGGAAAGTGCGCGAGACACGTGAGACACGCGCTCCTCATTATCG CCGACGATGCAGGGTTCGAGACGGAGGTCTACAACAACACTGTGGTCCGAACACCTCACCTGAACGCTCTGGCTGGACGCAGCGTGGTTTTCAGGAACGCCTTCTCCTCGGTCAGCAGCTGCTCGCCCAGTCGGTCCACCATCCTCACCGGGTTACCGCAG CACCAGAACGGGATGTACGGGCTTCACCAGGGCGTGCATCACTTTAACTCCTTCGATGGAGTCCAGAGCCTCCCGCTGTTACTGAAACAGAACAACATCCACACCG ggATCATTGGGAAGAAGCACGTGGGTCCGAGCGCCGTGTTCCCCTTCGACTTCGCCTACACAGAGGAGAACGGTTCGGTCCTTCAGGTGGGACGTAACATCACCAGGATCAAGCTGCTGGTCCGGAAGTTTCTACAGGAACACAGACgggaggaggagaggagcgGAGGAGAGACTCGGCCTTTCTTCCTTTACGTGGCGTTTCATGACCCGCACCGCTGTGGCCACTCGCAGCCTCAGTACGGCTCGTTCTGTGAGAAGTTCGGCAATGGAGAGAGCGGCATGGGGAGAATTCCTGACTGGCAGCCGCAGCACTACACACCTGAGCAGGTGAAG GTGCCGTATTTCGTCCCAGACACTCCGGCCGCTCGAGCCGATCTGGCGGCTCAGTACACCACCGTCAGCAGACTGGACCAGG GTATCGGTTTGGTCCTGCAGGAGTTGAAGGATGCTGGCTTTGAGAACGACACTCTGGTGATGTACAGCTCCGATAACGGAATCCCGTTTCCTAACGGACGGACCAACCTGTACGACTCTGGCGTGGCCGAACCCATGATCATCTCGTCACCTGAGCACAGAGAGCGCTGGGGACAGACGAGCGACGCCTACGTCAGCCTGCTCG ACGTCACGCCCACACTGCTAGACTGGTTCTCTGTGCCGTATCCTTCCTACAGCCTGAGCGGCAGGTCTCCGGTCCACCTTACGGGTCGTTCCCTGCTCCCCGTGCTGTCCTCGGAACCCATCTGGGACACGGCGTACAGCAGTCAGAGTCTGCACGAGGCCACCATGTATTACCCGATGCGCTCGGTGAGGCGCGGCCGCTACGTGCTGCTGCACAACCTGAACTACCGCTCGCCCTTCCCCATCGACCAGGACCTGTACGTCTCGCCCACATTCCAGGACCTGCTGCAGAGGACGCAGACGGGAACGTCCACCTTCTGGTTCAAGACTCTGAGGCAGTACTACTACAGGGAGCGCTGGGAGCTGTTTGACACGAGCTCGGACCCGGCCGAGCAGACCAACCTGGCATCGGACCCTCGTCATAAAGCCGTGCTGGAGCTCCTGAAGGACCAGCTGCTGAAGTGGCAGTGGGAGACGGAGGATCCTTGGGTCTGCGCTCCGGATGGCGTCCTCGAGGACAAGATGGAGCCCAAGTGCAGGCCTCTGTACAACGAGCTGTGA